In Primulina eburnea isolate SZY01 chromosome 14, ASM2296580v1, whole genome shotgun sequence, the following proteins share a genomic window:
- the LOC140813191 gene encoding exopolygalacturonase-like, whose amino-acid sequence MYLFACHNMNISHVILTAPGNSPNTDGIHIGSSTKIKIVHGKIHTGDDCVSMVAGSQDIDIFDVVCGPGHGISVGSLGRTHETEYVTSIHVRNCTFIGAENGLRIKTWAPSLYSLASDIIFENIDIINTGNPIIIDQQYCPSGSCKLQNMLSSAVQIKDVTFKNIRGISNTKVAVNIQCSPTLPCKNVRLVDIDLSYRGRGGQARSLCSHVTGSSSGKQKPGGCI is encoded by the exons ATGTACCTATTTGCATGCCACAACATGAACATCAGCCACGTGATATTGACAGCACCCGGAAACAGCCCGAACACCGATGGAATTCACATAGGAAGCTCAACCAAAATTAAGATTGTTCACGGCAAAATTCACACAGGGGATGACTGTGTATCCATGGTAGCGGGCAGCCAGGACATCGATATTTTTGACGTTGTTTGTGGGCCTGGCCATGGCATAAGCGTTGGAAGCCTTGGGAGGACCCATGAAACGGAATATGTTACCAGTATACACGTTAGGAACTGCACTTTCATCGGTGCAGAAAATGGCCTGAGGATAAAAACATGGGCACCCTCTTTGTATAGTTTGGCTTCTGATATAATATTTGAGAACATTGACATAATAAATACAGGCAATCCTATTATCATCGATCAACAATATTGCCCGTCTGGAAGTTGTAAACTGCAG AATATGTTGAGCTCAGCGGTGCAGATTAAAGATGTTACATTCAAGAACATAAGGGGAATTTCGAACACAAAAGTTGCCGTGAATATACAATGCAGTCCGACTCTGCCTTGCAAAAATGTTCGGCTGGTAGACATAGACTTGTCCTACCGTGGCCGGGGAGGACAGGCGAGATCTTTGTGTTCGCATGTGACTGGTTCTTCTTCGGGGAAACAGAAACCTGGCGGTTGTATATAG